The proteins below come from a single Odontesthes bonariensis isolate fOdoBon6 chromosome 18, fOdoBon6.hap1, whole genome shotgun sequence genomic window:
- the LOC142367638 gene encoding growth factor receptor-bound protein 10-like isoform X2 — MPSCSPDCCLLQAVEIVKVWSEDGAGKVVEIPADMTARDVCQLLVYKSHCLDDNTWTLVEHHPILGIERCLEDHELVVQVQASLSSDSKFLFRKNYAKYEFFRNPLNFFPEQMVAWCQESDGSIPQSQLLQNFLNSSSCPEIQGYLYVKEPGRRSWKKLYMFLRRSGFYYSAKGTSKEPRHLQLLSDLEDSNIFTIITGRKLHNAPTDYQFCIKPSKVRSDCKELKMLCAEDEQSRTCWMTAFRLFKYGIVLYQNYNVPQQRKSNVSPFTAPVRSVSENSLVAMDFSGRTGRVIDNPVEAQSAALEEGQTWRKRSQRMNVLGSPSPLHPSSLSTVIHRTQVWFHGRIMREEAHKMIMQQGQVDGLFLLRDSQSNPKAFVLTLCHHQKIKHFQILPCEEDGQVFFSLDDGATKFTDLIHLVEFYQLNRGVLPCKLKHPCTAVAL, encoded by the exons ATGCCATCCTGCTCACCAGACTGTTGCCTCTTACAAGCTGTGGAG ATAGTGAAGGTGTGGAGTGAGGATGGAGCTGGCAAAGTGGTGGAGATTCCGGCAGACATGACGGCCAGAGATGTGTGTCAGCTGCTGGTGTACAAGAGCCACTGCCTGGACGACAACACCTGGACGCTCGTGGAACACCACCCCATTCTCGGCATTG AGAGATGTCTGGAGGACCACGAGCTGGTGGTTCAGGTTCAGGCCTCCTTGAGCAGCGACAGTAAATTCCTCTTCAGGAAGAACTATGCCAAATATGAATTCTTCAGGAACCCCCTG AACTTTTTTCCAGAGCAGATGGTGGCTTGGTGTCAGGAGTCTGATGGATCAATCCCTCAGTCACAGCTCTTACAG aaCTTTCTGAACTCAAGCAGCTGTCCAGAGATCCAAGGCTATCTCTATGTGAAGGAGCCTGGACGCAGGTCCTGGAAGAAGCTTTACATGTTCCTGCGACGCTCTGGGTTCTACTACTCGGCAAAAGGAACATCAAAG GAACCCAGACACCTGCAGCTGCTGTCAGATCTGGAGGATAGTAACATCTTCACCATCATCACCGGCAGAAAACTTCACAACGCCCCCACAGACTACCAGTTCTGCATTAAG CCCAGTAAAGTGAGGAGTGACTGTAAGGAGCTAAAGATGCTGTGTGCGGAGGACGAACAGAGCAGGACCTGCTGGATGACTGCCTTTAGACTATTCAAA TACGGGATAGTGCTGTATCAGAACTACAACGTGCCTCAGCAGAGGAAGTCTAACGTTTCGCCTTTCACTGCGCCTGTG CGGAGTGTATCCGAGAACTCCCTGGTTGCCATGGACTTCTCGGGACGGACTGGTCGGGTCATCGACAACCCCGTCGAGGCTCAGAGCGCCGCCCTGGAGGAGGGACAGACGTGGAGG AAAAGGAGCCAGCGTATGAATGTCCTTGGCAGTCCGAGCCCCCTGCATCCATCCTCTCTGAGCACAG TGATCCACAGGACGCAGGTATGGTTCCATGGTCGCATCATGAGAGAGGAAGCCCACAAAATGATCATGCAACAAGGCCAAGTGGATGG GTTGTTCCTGTTGCGGGACAGTCAGAGTAATCCCAAGGCATTCGTGCTCACTTTGTGCCACCACCAGAAGATCAAGCACTTCCAGATCCTACCG TGTGAGGAGGACGGTCAAGTGTTCTTCAGCCTCGACGATGGCGCCACCAAATTCACAGACCTGATCCACCTGGTGGAGTTCTACCAGCTCAACAGAGGAGTGCTGCCCTGCAAGCTCAAACACCCATGTACCGCTGTGGCCTTGTGA